GTGGCGGTGTGGCGCGCGGAATGGGCGCTGCACGCCCGGGAGGTCAGGCGGCTGCACGAGAAGCTGTTCTACCGCCCGCTGCTGGAGGCGGTCGCCAGGGTTCCCGCCGAGGCGTTGCGGCTGACCGCGGGCGAGGCCCGGCGACGGCTGGAGGCGCTGGGCTACACCGATCCGCAGGGCGCGCTGCGCCACATCGAGGCGCTGACCGCGGGGCTGTCCCGGCGGGCGGCGCTGCAACGGGCGCTGCTGCCGGTGATCCTGTCCGAGCTGGCCGACGCACCTGACCCGGACGCCGGGCTGCTGGCCTACCGGCAGGTCTCCGACGCTCTCGGCAGCACCTCCTGGTTCCTGCGGCTGCTGCGCGACGAGGGCGCGGTGGCGTCCCGGCTGGCCACCTTGCTGGGCACGTCCCGCTACGTGGCCAACCTGCTGGTGCGCTCGCCGGAGGCGCTGCAGATGCTGTCCGCCGATGACCAGCTGCGGCCCCGCCGGCAGGCCGAGCTCGAGGTGCTGATGGGCTCGGCAGCCGGCCGCCAGGACGATCTGGCGCAGGCCGCGCACGCGATCCGCTCGCTGCGCCGGGTGGAGCTGTTGCGGATCGCCTTCGCCGACCTGCTCGGCCAGCTCGGCGACATCGAGGTGGCCGAGGCGCTCAGCGAGCTGGCCGACGCCACCCTGGCCGCGGCGCTCAGCGCCGTCCAGCGGATCGTGGCAGCCGAGCAGGCGGTGCCCGAGCTGGGCGTGCGGTTCGCGGTGGTAGCGATGGGCCGGCTGGGTGGCCGGGAGCTGGGCTACGGCTCGGACGCCGACGTCCTGTTCGTCTTCTCCGACTGCGGCGCCGGCGCCGAGGCAGGCCGCCGGGCGCATCTGGTCGCCGAGCGGCTGCGGGCGATGCTGGCTGCCCCGTCCACCGATCCGCCGCTGCGCCTGGACGCCGACCTGCGGCCGGAGGGCCGCAACGGCGTCCTGGTCCGGTCGCTGGACTCCTACGCCGAGTACTACCAGCGGTGGGCCTCGGTATGGGAGGCGCAGGCGTTGCTGCGAGCCCGGTTCTGCGCCGGCGACCCCGAGCTGGGGGAGCGGTTCATCGCGCTGATCGAACCCCTCCGCTACCCCGCCGGCGGCCTGGCCGGACCCGCGGTGGTGGAGATCCGCCGGATCAAGGGCCGGGTGGACGCCGAGCGGCTGCCCCGCGGCGCTGATCCGCACACCCACACCAAGCTGGGTCGCGGCGGGCTGGCCGACGTCGAGTGGACGGTTCAGCTGCTGCAACTGCGCTTTGCCGACCAGGTTCCCGGGCTGCGCACCACCGGAACGCTGGCTGCCATGCAGGCCGCGGTGGAGGCCGGCAAGCTGGCGGCCGACGACGCGGCGGCACTGGTGGCGGCCTGGCGGCTGGCCGGCCGGATCCGTAACGCGATCATGCTGGTGCGCGACAAGGCCGAGGATCAGCTGCCCAAGCCCGGCCGGGTGCTGGAGGCGGTGGGGCGGGTGCTGGGCTATCAGCCCGGATTCGAGGCCGGCCAGCTGATCGATGACTACCGCAAGGTCGCGCGACGGGCCCGCCGGGTCGTCGAGTCGGTGTTCTACGACCCGGCCGGCTGAGAGCTGCGCCGCTCAGGCGTGGGCTCGTTGCCCGCGTGCCGGTAGATCGGGGCCTCGACGAAGGCGCTCCGGCCGGAGGACAGGTACTGGACCGCGCCACCCATCCAGAACACCACCAGCCCGGCGACGGCGTCGATGATGAAGTGGTTGGCGGTGCCGACGATGACGAGCAGCGTGCAGACCGGGTAGGCCAGGCCGAGGGAGCGTACCCAGGAGCGGCGGGCGCAGTAGTAGATCACGACGCCGCACCACAGCGCCCAGGCCATGTGCAGGCTGGGCATCGCGGCGTACTGGTTGGAGTGCTCGGCGATGTTGGGGTCGGCCAGCGAGCCCCAGGTGTGGAACGTGATCAGCGTGTCGACATAGCCGTATTGGGGCAGCAGCCGGGGCGGCGTCAGCGGGTAGAGGTAGAAGCCGGCCAGCGCGATCAGCGAGGTGGCGAACAGCACGGTCCGGGCGCCGCGGTAGATCCGCGGATGCGCCCGGTACAGCCACACCAGGCAGCCGATGGTCACCACGAAGTGCAGGGTGGCGTAGTAGTAGTTCATCACCTGGGCCAGCGGCTCGTGGCTGGCCACGAAGCGGTTCAGCGAGAGCTCGAAGTTCAGGTGCAGCGCGTCCTGCAGGTGCTGGACGCCGCGGCCGTGCCGGTCGGCGATGCTCTTCTGCTCGGGCACCAGGTTGCGGACCTGGCTGTAGATCCAGTAGCAGAAACCGATGATGGCGATCTCTTGCCACCACTTGGGCCGGCGGTGGTGCAGCAAGCTGTCGGGGAACAGACCGTTGAATCGGCGACGCGGCCTGGGCGGCTCGACCTCGCGGACTTCAGTGGTCACCTCGGCTGTCACCGCACCATTCTCGCATTTGAATCCCGGGATTTTGCCGGAAGCGACCGACGCCGCACGCCAGCGGATCCTCGGACTCAACGCGTCAGCGTTCAGGTTTGCTCCGACGGCAGAAACGTTCACGGTGGGTGACCGGCTGATGACCCAGGGGCGATATCGAAGGTCAGGCCAGCGCGCTGAGGACGTCGGTGACGTCCCAATGGATCGGTGGGATGTCGCGCGTGTCCAACCCGCGCCGGTGGATGTCGAGCCGGGCGCCGAGGGCGTTACGAGCCCGGTAGACCAGCGCGCGAACCGACTCGGACCGGCCACCGGCCGGGCTGCCGTAGGCCTGCCAGAAGGCGTCCACCTCGGTGCCGGGCCGCGACAGCACCCGGTTGACCGTCCAGTCCGACATCGGATCGCCCCAGGAGGCCGCATCGCAGTCCAGCACTCCGGTGATCGTGGGCCGGTCCGGGTCGGTGTCGACCAGGATGTTGAGCGTCCACAGGTCGCCGTGCAGCAGCGCCGGGACGGTGACCTCGTCGAGTTCGGCGCGATGACGCTCCGCCGCGGCGATCACCCCGTGAGCCGGAGCGGCGTCGAGGCCGGCAGTGGTGAACTCCTCGGCCAGCCGCTCGAATCCGGCGATGAGCGCCGAGCTCCAGGTGGCGTGCAGCGGTCCGGCGACCGGGCCGAACGCCGAACCGGTGACCTCGTGAATCGTCCTGGTGACCGAGCCGAGCTCGCGGTAGAGGCACCGCAGCGCGCTCGCGGAGTAGCCGGGGATCCGCTGCGAGGCCGGCTCGCCAGGCAGCATGGTCTGCACGAGGTAGTCGCGCTCCAGCAACTGGTGGGTGAAGTCAACGGCCAGGGTGCGGGGGACCAGCCCGCCCAGGGGCGCCAGGAAGGGCAGCGCCGCGTACTCGTTGCGCATCGCCTCGCGCGCGGCGATCCCTTGACGCGAGGGCTCCGGAGCGACCCGGAGGATCACCGGCTCGCCCTCGACGATGTCGACCCGGTAGGTGCTGTTGTAGGTGCCGACGCCGATTTCGACGATCTGCCGGACTCGCACGCCGGCGCCCAGAGCGCGCCGGCAGATAGCGAGCAGGACGCTGGGCGCCACCGGCTGCTGAAAGGCGTCGGGGGCGCGTTCGATCGGGACCACGGTGACTGCCGGGGAGTGTGCGTCCCCGAGGTCGGCTGGTTCGCCGAGGTCGGCTCGTTCGCCGAGGTCGCCGGTCATGCGGCCCATCTTGCCTGCGATCGGGCGATCCGCACGTGCAGACGGATCGTTGGCCCCGCAGCAGGGTCGACGCCGGCGCGTCGCCCTGCCAGCGGGCCAACGATCGCGCCTATCCAGCGCCGCCAGCGCCATCCATCGGCAAACGGGCGGCAGGCAGGCGGGGATCGGTTGTAGCGTCTGGTCATGGCTCACGACTTCTGGTCAGAGGTGGATCAGCACCTGATCCGCTACGGCGGCAGCTTCACCACCGAGATCATCACCCGCGCCGAGGGCAGCTTCGTCTACACCGAGAGCGGCCGGAAGATCCTGGACTTCACCTCGGGACAGATGAGCGCGATCCTGGGGCACTCGCATCCGGAGATCGTGGCCACCGTCCAGCGGCAGGTCGCCGAACTCGATCACCTGTTCAGCGGGATGCTGTCGCGCCCGGTGGTCGAGCTGGCCCGCCGGCTGGCGGACTCGCTGCCGGCGCCGTTGCAGAAGGCCCTGTTGCTGACGACCGGGGCGGAAGTGAACGAGGCCGCCCTGCGGATGGCCAAGCTGGTCACCGGCAAGCACGAGATCGTGTCGTTCGCCGGCTCCTGGCACGGCATGACCGCCGGGGCCGCGGCGGCCACCTACAGCGCCGGCCGCAACGGTTACGGGCCCACGGTCGGCAACCTCGCCATCCCGACCCCGAACAGCTACCGTCCCGACTTCGTGACCGCCGAGGGCGAGCTCGACTGGCAGCGGCAGCTGGACTACTCCTTCGCCCTGATCGACGCCCAGTCGGTCGGCAGCCTGGCGGCCTGCCTGGTGGAGCCGATCCTCAGCTCGGGCGGGGTCATCGACCCGCCGGTGGGGTACCTGGCCGGGTTGAGGCGCAAGTGCGACGAGCGCGGGATGCTGCTGATCCTGGACGAGGCGCAGACCGGGCTGTGCCGGACCGGGACCTGGTACGCCTTCGAGCGGGACGGGGTCGTCCCCGACATCATCACGCTGTCCAAGACCCTGGGCGCCGGGTTGCCGCTGGCTGCGGTCATCACCAGCGCCGCCATCGAGGAGGAGGCCCACCGGCGGGGCTTCTTGTTCTACACAACGCACGTCTCGGATCCGCTGGTCGCCGCTGTCGGAAACACCGTGCTGGACGTCCTGGAACGCGAGCGGCTGGACGAGCAGGCGCACAAGCTGGGCGGCGTCTTGCGAGACGGGTTGCTGGCCATGCAGGACCGCCATGCTGTGGTCGGCGACGTCCGCGGCCGCGGCCTGCTGCAGGGCCTGGAGCTGGTGACCGACCGCGACACCAAGCAGGGCTCGGACAAGCTGGGCGCCCTGGTGACCCGGCGCTGCCTGGAGCTGGGGCTGCACATGAATGTCGTGCAGCTGCCCGGGATGGGTGGCACCTTCCGGATCGCGCCGGCGCTGACCAGCACCGAGGACGAGATCGCCCTGGGTCTGGAGATGCTCGACCAGGCGATCGGCGAGGTCTCGCGCCAGCTGTGAAGGTGGGGGCAGGCGCCCCTTCGGTTAGTGCGGCCGCCCGTGATCGTCATGCGGCCGCCCGTGATCGTCGTACGGTCGCCCGTGATCGCAGAGGCGGCGGTCCGCGCCGCAGGTAGGCTTGGACAGATGAGCGTTGCACCCGTGCCGACTCTCGACTTCGAAGACCGGTTCGCCCGCGAGCTGGGTGAGATGGCCTTGCCGTGGCAGGCTGAGCCGGCTCCTGACCCGCGGCTGCTGGCGCTCAACGAGCCGCTCGCTGCCGAACTGGGCCTGGCCGCCGACTGGTTGCGCGGCCCCGACGGCCTGCGGTTCCTGGTGGGCAACCTGGTGCCCAGCGGAGCGACCCCGGTGGCGCAGGCGTACTCCGGGCACCAGTTCGGCGGGTTCACGCCGCGGCTGGGTGACGGGCGGGCACTGCTGCTGGGCGAGGTCGTCACTCCCGGTGGGCGGCGTCTCGACCTGCACCTGAAGGGGTCCGGGCGCACGCCGTTCGCGCGTGGCGGTGACGGCCTGGCCGCGGTGGGTCCGATGCTGCGCGAGTACGTCATCAGCGAGGCGATGCACGCGCTCGGCATCCCGACGACCCGTTCGCTGGCGGTGGTGGCGACGGGGCGCCCGGTGTACCGCGAGACCGTGGTGCCGGGAGCGGTGCTGGCACGAGTGGCCAGCAGCCACCTGCGGGTGGGCAGCTTCCAGTACGCCGCCGCCACCGGCGACCTCGACCTGCTGCGCCGGCTGGCCGACCACGCGATCAGCCGGCACCACCCCGGCGCCGCGGAAGCTCCGCACCGCTACCTGGCCCTGTTCGAGGCCGTGGTCTCGGCTCAGGCCTCGCTGGTGGCGCGCTGGATGCTGGTCGGGTTCGTGCACGGCGTGATGAACACCGACAACATGACGATCTCCGGCGAGACCATCGACTACGGCCCGTGCGCCTTTCTGGACGTGTTCGACCCGGCCACCGTCTTCAGCTCGATCGACGCGGGCGGGCGCTACGCCTACGGCAACCAGCCCGTGGTCGCCGAGTGGAACCTGGCCCGGCTGGCCGAGGCGCTGCTGCCGCTGCTGGCCGAGGACCAGGAGCAGGCGATCGCACTTGCGGTGGAGGCGCTCGGGCGGTTCCGCGAGCAGTACTCCGCCGCCTGGACGGCCGGCATGCGCGCCAAGCTGGGCCTGCCCTCCGATGCCGAGGCCGCTGAGGCGGCAGCGCTGGTCGACGACCTGCTGGTGATGCTGCAGGCCAACCACGTCGACTACACATCGTTCTTCCGCGGCCTGGGCTCGGCCGCCCGGGGCGAGCCCGAGCCGGTGCGGGGGTTGGTCC
This is a stretch of genomic DNA from Jatrophihabitans sp.. It encodes these proteins:
- a CDS encoding bifunctional [glutamine synthetase] adenylyltransferase/[glutamine synthetase]-adenylyl-L-tyrosine phosphorylase produces the protein MSHPDTEQTRGPDTPAAPADSTPAAGTSAVGTPAAGMVATPQTRRLTARLARAGFADPVRAGGLLTSPALRLWDSERNEASDPAAAAVLSALGRAAAPDQALAMLAELAVKEPGPEIVAELRNSVEFRTRLLGVLGVSQALAEHLCAHPGDALLLRGAAGELPGVDSAAERLADAVGASAADPVTGTAGTPATVTGPAAVRALRAAYRRELLLVAARDLASELSLQEVTEALADLAGFVLSAGLAVARAGLPPDAAGCRLAVIGMGKAGGRELNYISDVDVVFVFEPAATGTAKDADQESAALATATRLAADTMRICGQAAWEVDAALRPEGKSGALVRTLASHEAYYKRWASTWEFQALLKARPIAGDLELGERYVQALSPLVWTASQRPDFVPDVQAMRRRVVEHLPADLAEREIKLGRGGLRDVEFAVQLLQLVHGRADPSLQVRATLPALAALRDGGFVGRDDAVSLADAYQFLRATEHRLQLVKLRRTHLVPDDPAAMLRLARSLGFRPDSRGDAVAVWRAEWALHAREVRRLHEKLFYRPLLEAVARVPAEALRLTAGEARRRLEALGYTDPQGALRHIEALTAGLSRRAALQRALLPVILSELADAPDPDAGLLAYRQVSDALGSTSWFLRLLRDEGAVASRLATLLGTSRYVANLLVRSPEALQMLSADDQLRPRRQAELEVLMGSAAGRQDDLAQAAHAIRSLRRVELLRIAFADLLGQLGDIEVAEALSELADATLAAALSAVQRIVAAEQAVPELGVRFAVVAMGRLGGRELGYGSDADVLFVFSDCGAGAEAGRRAHLVAERLRAMLAAPSTDPPLRLDADLRPEGRNGVLVRSLDSYAEYYQRWASVWEAQALLRARFCAGDPELGERFIALIEPLRYPAGGLAGPAVVEIRRIKGRVDAERLPRGADPHTHTKLGRGGLADVEWTVQLLQLRFADQVPGLRTTGTLAAMQAAVEAGKLAADDAAALVAAWRLAGRIRNAIMLVRDKAEDQLPKPGRVLEAVGRVLGYQPGFEAGQLIDDYRKVARRARRVVESVFYDPAG
- a CDS encoding phosphatase PAP2 family protein, giving the protein MTAEVTTEVREVEPPRPRRRFNGLFPDSLLHHRRPKWWQEIAIIGFCYWIYSQVRNLVPEQKSIADRHGRGVQHLQDALHLNFELSLNRFVASHEPLAQVMNYYYATLHFVVTIGCLVWLYRAHPRIYRGARTVLFATSLIALAGFYLYPLTPPRLLPQYGYVDTLITFHTWGSLADPNIAEHSNQYAAMPSLHMAWALWCGVVIYYCARRSWVRSLGLAYPVCTLLVIVGTANHFIIDAVAGLVVFWMGGAVQYLSSGRSAFVEAPIYRHAGNEPTPERRSSQPAGS
- a CDS encoding aminoglycoside phosphotransferase family protein, yielding MTGDLGERADLGEPADLGDAHSPAVTVVPIERAPDAFQQPVAPSVLLAICRRALGAGVRVRQIVEIGVGTYNSTYRVDIVEGEPVILRVAPEPSRQGIAAREAMRNEYAALPFLAPLGGLVPRTLAVDFTHQLLERDYLVQTMLPGEPASQRIPGYSASALRCLYRELGSVTRTIHEVTGSAFGPVAGPLHATWSSALIAGFERLAEEFTTAGLDAAPAHGVIAAAERHRAELDEVTVPALLHGDLWTLNILVDTDPDRPTITGVLDCDAASWGDPMSDWTVNRVLSRPGTEVDAFWQAYGSPAGGRSESVRALVYRARNALGARLDIHRRGLDTRDIPPIHWDVTDVLSALA
- a CDS encoding aspartate aminotransferase family protein — protein: MAHDFWSEVDQHLIRYGGSFTTEIITRAEGSFVYTESGRKILDFTSGQMSAILGHSHPEIVATVQRQVAELDHLFSGMLSRPVVELARRLADSLPAPLQKALLLTTGAEVNEAALRMAKLVTGKHEIVSFAGSWHGMTAGAAAATYSAGRNGYGPTVGNLAIPTPNSYRPDFVTAEGELDWQRQLDYSFALIDAQSVGSLAACLVEPILSSGGVIDPPVGYLAGLRRKCDERGMLLILDEAQTGLCRTGTWYAFERDGVVPDIITLSKTLGAGLPLAAVITSAAIEEEAHRRGFLFYTTHVSDPLVAAVGNTVLDVLERERLDEQAHKLGGVLRDGLLAMQDRHAVVGDVRGRGLLQGLELVTDRDTKQGSDKLGALVTRRCLELGLHMNVVQLPGMGGTFRIAPALTSTEDEIALGLEMLDQAIGEVSRQL
- a CDS encoding YdiU family protein, translated to MSVAPVPTLDFEDRFARELGEMALPWQAEPAPDPRLLALNEPLAAELGLAADWLRGPDGLRFLVGNLVPSGATPVAQAYSGHQFGGFTPRLGDGRALLLGEVVTPGGRRLDLHLKGSGRTPFARGGDGLAAVGPMLREYVISEAMHALGIPTTRSLAVVATGRPVYRETVVPGAVLARVASSHLRVGSFQYAAATGDLDLLRRLADHAISRHHPGAAEAPHRYLALFEAVVSAQASLVARWMLVGFVHGVMNTDNMTISGETIDYGPCAFLDVFDPATVFSSIDAGGRYAYGNQPVVAEWNLARLAEALLPLLAEDQEQAIALAVEALGRFREQYSAAWTAGMRAKLGLPSDAEAAEAAALVDDLLVMLQANHVDYTSFFRGLGSAARGEPEPVRGLVLDLASLDDWLGRWLALAPDGQAMDRVNPAYIPRNHLVEEALTAGVAGELGPLHRLLEAVTVPFDERPGLERYAAPAPEDFGSYVTFCGT